The Teredinibacter sp. KSP-S5-2 genome includes a window with the following:
- the der gene encoding ribosome biogenesis GTPase Der — translation MIPTVALVGRPNVGKSTLFNRLTKTRDALVANYAGLTRDRKYGDAVHNGKRYMVVDTGGISGDEEGIDSAMAGQSLLAAEEADIIIFIVDARDGVTSADTQIAEHLRSLNKPVFIAANKIDGVNEDIAIASFYELGLGEISGIAAAHGRGVAQLMGQVLEHIELEEEDEPEEAKGTKIAIVGRPNVGKSTLVNRMLGEERVVVFDLPGTTRDSIYINYERDGENYTIIDTAGVRRRKNIKLSVEKFSIIKTLQAIEDANVVILVMDASEGIVDQDMHLLGHVIESGRAVVIALNKWDGLEDDHKDRVKFELERRLQFADFADMHFISALHGSGVGNLYKSVKRAYQAATEKHSTNFLTRVLEAATSKHQPPLVRGRRIKLRYAHSGGHNPPIVVIHGNQTEEVPVHYVRYLEKFYRKELGLHGTPVRIEFKTGDNPFAGRKNKLSKRQVEKKRRMMKHVKKK, via the coding sequence ATGATCCCTACAGTTGCACTAGTTGGACGCCCGAACGTGGGTAAATCAACACTGTTTAATCGACTTACCAAAACCCGCGATGCCTTAGTAGCAAATTATGCCGGGCTTACTCGTGATCGTAAGTATGGTGATGCTGTCCATAATGGCAAACGCTACATGGTGGTCGATACTGGCGGGATTAGTGGTGACGAAGAAGGTATTGATAGCGCAATGGCCGGGCAGTCTCTGTTGGCTGCAGAAGAGGCGGATATCATCATTTTTATTGTCGACGCAAGAGACGGTGTTACCTCAGCCGATACGCAAATTGCGGAACATCTTAGAAGTCTGAACAAGCCGGTTTTTATCGCGGCCAACAAAATAGACGGCGTGAATGAAGATATCGCAATCGCCAGCTTTTACGAGCTTGGCTTGGGGGAGATCTCAGGTATAGCAGCCGCTCATGGACGTGGTGTTGCGCAGCTGATGGGGCAGGTTTTAGAGCATATTGAACTGGAAGAGGAAGATGAACCGGAAGAAGCGAAAGGCACCAAAATCGCTATTGTCGGTCGTCCAAACGTTGGCAAGTCGACGTTGGTAAACCGTATGCTCGGGGAAGAGCGGGTAGTGGTTTTTGATTTGCCAGGTACAACCCGGGACAGTATCTACATTAATTACGAGCGAGATGGTGAAAACTACACCATTATCGATACTGCAGGTGTTCGTCGGCGGAAAAACATCAAACTGTCAGTGGAAAAGTTCTCCATTATTAAAACGTTACAGGCGATTGAAGATGCCAACGTGGTGATTTTGGTCATGGATGCCAGCGAAGGCATTGTTGATCAGGATATGCATTTACTAGGGCATGTGATTGAATCCGGTAGAGCAGTTGTTATTGCATTAAATAAATGGGATGGACTGGAAGACGATCATAAAGACAGAGTGAAATTTGAACTTGAACGTCGTCTGCAGTTTGCGGATTTTGCTGATATGCACTTTATTTCTGCATTACATGGTTCTGGAGTAGGGAATCTATATAAATCGGTAAAACGTGCGTATCAGGCTGCGACCGAGAAACACTCAACCAATTTCCTTACTCGTGTATTGGAAGCGGCAACATCGAAACATCAACCACCATTAGTACGTGGCCGACGGATTAAATTACGTTACGCACACTCCGGGGGCCATAATCCACCCATTGTGGTTATTCACGGTAATCAAACTGAAGAAGTTCCAGTGCACTATGTGCGTTACTTGGAAAAGTTTTATCGCAAAGAGCTCGGGTTACACGGTACTCCCGTGAGAATCGAATTTAAAACCGGAGACAATCCGTTTGCCGGGCGTAAGAATAAGTTGAGTAAACGTCAAGTAGAAAAAAAACGACGTATGATGAAACACGTAAAGAAAAAATAA
- the bamB gene encoding outer membrane protein assembly factor BamB, with translation MRILLVVLLASVVFAGCASKDKKDDPMKPAKLVKFEASAKLKKVWSRSAGDGQDKRYSRFVPAVTRSAVYVADVDGNVYAFDALKGKRIWKSSLKKDISAAISEADGQLYLGTYDGEIIALNAENGEVLWEKQASSEISSIPASNGRIVVAQSIDGGVMGLNAKDGEKVWTFDHPVPILTLRGAASPVFAGQKVLLPFESGQIVALSASEGVSLWEARVGQPKGSTELDKIVDVDSSPLVIGQTIYAATFQGSIGAFEEGQGRPMWKKPLSTYTDLAYDSGKVFASAEDSTVYAFNSINGNEEWRNEFLHRRDIKAPAVIGDYVAVIDEKGYLHLLKQEDGSFAYRFKPSGDDFRSPMVSANSMLYILADDGRITAYKLK, from the coding sequence GTGAGGATTCTTCTCGTTGTACTATTAGCCAGCGTTGTTTTTGCTGGCTGTGCTTCAAAGGACAAGAAAGACGACCCAATGAAGCCAGCCAAGCTGGTTAAATTTGAAGCCTCGGCAAAACTGAAGAAAGTTTGGAGTAGAAGTGCGGGCGATGGTCAGGATAAACGATACTCACGTTTTGTGCCTGCAGTCACCCGATCTGCTGTTTATGTTGCTGATGTAGACGGCAATGTATATGCCTTTGATGCCCTCAAGGGTAAGAGAATCTGGAAGTCCTCTCTGAAAAAAGACATCTCGGCTGCAATTTCCGAAGCCGATGGTCAGTTGTATCTCGGTACCTATGACGGTGAAATTATTGCGTTAAACGCCGAAAACGGCGAAGTCCTCTGGGAAAAACAAGCCAGTAGTGAAATCTCATCCATTCCTGCATCCAATGGTCGTATTGTGGTTGCCCAATCCATTGATGGTGGGGTGATGGGGCTGAATGCTAAAGATGGGGAAAAAGTCTGGACGTTTGACCATCCCGTACCCATTTTGACTTTACGTGGTGCGGCCTCCCCAGTATTTGCCGGGCAGAAAGTACTGTTGCCCTTTGAGAGTGGCCAAATTGTTGCGCTCAGCGCTTCAGAAGGCGTATCACTCTGGGAAGCTCGCGTGGGTCAACCGAAAGGAAGCACAGAGCTGGATAAAATTGTGGACGTCGATAGCTCGCCATTGGTGATAGGGCAGACAATATATGCGGCAACTTTTCAGGGCAGTATTGGTGCTTTTGAAGAGGGGCAAGGTCGTCCAATGTGGAAGAAGCCGTTATCGACTTATACCGACTTAGCTTATGATTCCGGAAAGGTTTTTGCTAGTGCGGAAGACTCTACCGTTTATGCCTTCAATTCCATTAATGGCAATGAAGAGTGGAGAAATGAGTTTCTACACCGCCGTGATATTAAAGCACCAGCAGTAATAGGCGATTATGTGGCGGTAATCGATGAGAAAGGTTACTTGCACTTACTGAAGCAGGAAGACGGTAGCTTTGCTTATCGCTTCAAGCCTAGTGGTGATGATTTCAGGTCGCCAATGGTCAGCGCAAATTCGATGCTTTACATTCTCGCTGATGACGGCCGAATTACTGCGTACAAGCTGAAGTAA
- a CDS encoding YfgM family protein codes for MAEHLAEEEQIEAIKRWWKESWKSIVFPVGAAIVIYAGWSFREAHIEKQAILGSEKYDQLVQAIEVQPGQELSDEQKSKAVSLANEIAEDFSGTAYDNLATLILARLKVDENKLEEAEKLISSVVSSAANESTATLAKARLAKVYYAQGKLDAALGLVSSPVSPAYDSLYAELRGDVFAAKGEKAKANVAYQLALNTLPPQQFSRRSIIQLKLDATRVPEAADAVAEVDVNSEAEAAE; via the coding sequence GTGGCAGAGCATTTAGCAGAAGAAGAACAAATTGAAGCCATTAAGCGCTGGTGGAAAGAAAGCTGGAAATCCATCGTGTTTCCAGTTGGGGCTGCCATTGTTATCTATGCCGGTTGGTCTTTCAGAGAGGCCCATATCGAGAAACAGGCTATTCTTGGTTCGGAAAAATACGATCAACTGGTTCAGGCAATCGAAGTTCAGCCTGGCCAGGAGTTAAGTGACGAACAAAAATCCAAGGCTGTTAGCCTGGCCAACGAAATCGCCGAAGACTTCTCCGGTACTGCCTATGACAATTTGGCAACCTTGATTCTTGCTCGTTTAAAAGTCGATGAGAATAAGTTGGAAGAAGCTGAAAAACTCATCAGTTCTGTTGTGAGTAGCGCGGCGAATGAATCGACAGCCACATTGGCAAAGGCCAGACTGGCAAAAGTCTATTATGCACAGGGTAAGTTGGATGCTGCTCTTGGTTTGGTGTCATCCCCTGTATCACCAGCATACGATTCATTGTATGCAGAGTTACGTGGTGACGTATTTGCTGCGAAAGGTGAAAAAGCAAAAGCCAATGTAGCCTATCAATTGGCACTCAATACCTTGCCACCACAACAGTTTTCTCGCCGTAGCATTATTCAGCTCAAGCTGGATGCTACCCGCGTACCCGAAGCGGCTGATGCCGTTGCTGAAGTTGATGTCAATTCCGAAGCGGAGGCCGCCGAGTGA
- the hisS gene encoding histidine--tRNA ligase has translation MKQIQAIKGMNDLLPAESPLWQYLETTVADLLHSYGYQEIRFPIVEQTDLFKRSIGEVTDIVEKEMYTFEDRNGESITMRPEGTASCVRACEQGQLLYNRGTLVQKLWYSGPMFRYEKPQKGRLRQFHQIGVETYGIDSADIDAELLLITSKLWQTLGVSEHVTLQINSLGSNESRAKYRNALVAYLEARKDQLDEDSQKRLSSNPLRILDSKDQNTQQLLDGAPSLFDYLDEESKAHFAQLQSYLDAVGVTYQVNPRLVRGLDYYNRTVFEWVTDKLGAQGTVCAGGRYDSLVEQLGGKPTPAVGFAMGIERLILLLQELNAVPEDIFQTTDVYLVVAGNVIPQAFKLAETIRKECPYVRLQMHCGGGSFKSQMKKADKSGAEIALILGENELENNEIVVKHLRSDEPQKTIKQSEITQIMN, from the coding sequence TTGAAACAGATACAAGCAATCAAAGGGATGAACGACTTACTGCCGGCGGAGTCACCGTTGTGGCAGTACTTGGAAACTACCGTAGCAGATTTACTTCATAGCTATGGCTATCAGGAAATACGTTTTCCGATCGTTGAGCAAACGGATTTATTTAAACGTTCGATCGGTGAAGTTACCGATATTGTCGAAAAAGAAATGTACACCTTTGAGGATCGTAATGGTGAGAGTATCACTATGCGTCCTGAAGGCACTGCCAGCTGTGTAAGAGCCTGCGAGCAAGGCCAGTTACTTTATAACCGCGGCACCCTTGTACAAAAACTGTGGTATAGCGGCCCAATGTTTCGCTATGAAAAACCACAGAAAGGGCGGTTGCGTCAGTTCCACCAAATCGGGGTGGAAACCTATGGCATCGATAGTGCCGACATTGATGCAGAGTTATTGCTGATAACCTCAAAATTGTGGCAAACCCTTGGTGTGAGCGAGCATGTAACGCTACAGATCAATTCTTTAGGGTCGAACGAATCTCGGGCCAAGTACCGTAACGCTTTAGTCGCTTATTTGGAAGCGCGAAAAGACCAGCTTGATGAGGACAGTCAGAAACGACTTTCTTCCAACCCTCTGCGAATTCTCGATAGTAAAGATCAAAATACCCAGCAGTTACTGGATGGCGCACCGTCCTTATTTGACTACCTGGACGAAGAATCAAAAGCACATTTTGCTCAGCTTCAGTCCTATTTGGATGCAGTTGGTGTTACTTACCAGGTGAATCCTCGATTGGTTCGTGGGTTGGATTACTACAACCGAACAGTGTTTGAATGGGTAACGGATAAATTAGGGGCGCAGGGCACGGTATGTGCCGGTGGTCGCTACGATAGTTTGGTCGAGCAACTAGGTGGCAAACCGACTCCGGCTGTTGGTTTTGCTATGGGGATTGAACGCCTGATTTTATTGCTGCAGGAATTAAATGCCGTTCCTGAGGATATCTTCCAGACAACTGATGTCTATTTGGTGGTTGCTGGAAATGTGATCCCTCAAGCGTTTAAGCTTGCGGAAACTATCCGTAAAGAGTGCCCTTATGTTAGATTGCAGATGCACTGCGGGGGTGGCAGCTTTAAGAGTCAAATGAAAAAAGCTGACAAAAGTGGTGCTGAAATAGCTCTCATTCTTGGTGAGAATGAGTTGGAAAATAACGAGATCGTTGTGAAGCATTTGCGTAGCGATGAACCTCAAAAAACGATAAAACAAAGCGAAATTACGCAAATAATGAATTAG
- the ispG gene encoding flavodoxin-dependent (E)-4-hydroxy-3-methylbut-2-enyl-diphosphate synthase yields MHVESPIKRRVSRQIMVGDVPVGGDAPISVQSMTNTETTDVAATVAQIQRIQDAGADIVRVSVPSMEAAEAFGEIRKQVSVPLVADIHFDYRIALRVADLGVDCLRINPGNIGREKRILAVIDKAKDLNIPIRIGVNAGSLEKDLQKKYGEPTPEALVESALRHVEILDRYDFQNFKVSVKASDVFMAVAAYRKLATQIEQPLHLGITEAGGLRSGTVKSSVGLGMLLMDGIGDTIRVSLAADPVEEVKVGWDILKSLKLRSKGINFIACPSCSRQNFDVIKTMNELETRLEDIRTPMDVAVIGCVVNGPGEAKEVDVGLAGGTPKNLVYVDGQPADKFEKDNLVDSLESLIREKAKAKEEQLENLIAKA; encoded by the coding sequence ATGCATGTTGAATCCCCTATAAAACGTCGAGTGTCCCGTCAAATTATGGTGGGCGATGTTCCGGTTGGCGGTGATGCACCGATAAGTGTGCAGAGTATGACCAATACTGAAACAACCGATGTCGCGGCTACCGTAGCCCAAATCCAAAGAATTCAGGATGCCGGTGCAGATATCGTGCGAGTTTCCGTTCCTTCCATGGAGGCCGCTGAGGCATTCGGCGAGATTCGTAAGCAGGTTTCTGTACCGCTGGTGGCGGATATTCATTTTGACTACCGAATAGCACTGCGGGTTGCCGATCTTGGGGTAGATTGTCTCAGAATAAATCCAGGTAATATTGGTCGGGAAAAGCGTATCCTGGCGGTGATTGATAAGGCTAAAGACTTGAACATCCCAATCCGTATTGGGGTCAATGCCGGTTCTTTGGAGAAAGATCTACAGAAAAAATACGGCGAGCCTACACCGGAAGCTTTGGTCGAATCGGCTTTACGTCATGTCGAGATATTGGATCGATATGACTTTCAGAATTTCAAAGTCAGCGTGAAAGCTTCGGATGTGTTTATGGCGGTTGCTGCCTACCGTAAGCTGGCCACTCAGATCGAACAACCTCTACATTTGGGGATCACCGAAGCGGGTGGTTTACGCTCCGGTACAGTGAAGTCTTCCGTTGGGTTGGGAATGCTATTAATGGATGGTATCGGCGATACCATCCGCGTATCTCTTGCTGCCGACCCGGTAGAAGAAGTTAAAGTGGGTTGGGATATTCTAAAAAGCCTGAAACTTCGCAGTAAAGGCATTAACTTCATTGCTTGCCCAAGCTGTTCCCGCCAGAATTTCGATGTCATTAAAACCATGAACGAGCTTGAAACCCGCTTGGAAGACATTCGTACTCCTATGGATGTTGCGGTGATTGGCTGTGTGGTGAACGGTCCTGGTGAAGCAAAAGAAGTGGATGTTGGACTGGCAGGTGGCACGCCTAAGAACTTGGTGTACGTCGATGGTCAACCCGCCGATAAGTTTGAGAAAGACAATTTGGTCGACAGTCTGGAGTCCCTTATTCGGGAAAAGGCAAAAGCCAAAGAAGAGCAACTGGAAAATTTAATTGCAAAGGCTTAA
- a CDS encoding RodZ domain-containing protein, with protein MTESDLSATQENYLIHGRPGAYLKQMREEKGISLQSIADDTLIPLKKLKDLEDDKYDDLGSSTYIVAYIRKYGRLVGIDTDEIVHAFEAGAAVSHEYSLDSSGAGLSQKDKDEFNRSPSAILPALGVVKKIPALGFVGLAVVAWILIAVFLSEEQPDTGTIESESLRSEVSMEQKTEETSAVAEPEAAVTEEEAFVVVPESEPDVEENFASPEEESQSTGFVETDVESVSDEQQDTSPIESMESGKDSLVLTFSEDSWVEIKDANGEQLIAQLKRKGDNLQLFGDAPFDVMMGNANGVYMTLNGEVVDTAPSGSRRTLRLKVGQP; from the coding sequence ATGACTGAATCTGATTTATCTGCGACTCAAGAGAACTACCTTATTCACGGACGTCCTGGGGCCTATTTGAAACAAATGCGTGAGGAAAAGGGGATCAGTCTCCAATCGATCGCTGATGACACGCTGATTCCCTTGAAAAAACTGAAAGACCTTGAAGACGATAAGTATGACGATCTTGGGTCCAGCACATACATTGTTGCCTATATTCGAAAATATGGCCGCTTAGTCGGTATTGATACAGATGAAATTGTGCATGCGTTTGAAGCAGGCGCGGCAGTGTCTCATGAGTATTCGTTAGACAGTTCGGGCGCTGGTCTTTCACAAAAAGACAAAGACGAGTTCAATCGCTCACCCAGTGCTATTCTTCCGGCCTTGGGAGTCGTTAAAAAAATCCCTGCATTGGGATTTGTTGGCTTGGCTGTCGTTGCCTGGATCTTGATTGCGGTATTTCTGTCCGAAGAGCAGCCAGATACTGGAACTATTGAAAGCGAGAGCCTTCGTTCCGAAGTATCGATGGAGCAAAAAACGGAGGAGACTTCCGCGGTGGCTGAACCTGAGGCTGCAGTGACGGAAGAGGAGGCTTTCGTTGTTGTACCTGAGTCTGAGCCGGACGTGGAAGAAAACTTCGCTTCACCCGAAGAGGAATCGCAAAGCACGGGTTTTGTTGAAACTGACGTTGAATCAGTAAGTGACGAGCAACAGGATACTTCCCCTATAGAAAGTATGGAGTCCGGTAAAGACAGCCTGGTATTAACCTTCTCTGAAGATAGCTGGGTTGAGATAAAAGACGCCAATGGCGAGCAACTAATTGCGCAACTTAAGCGCAAAGGGGATAATCTGCAGCTTTTTGGCGACGCACCCTTCGATGTGATGATGGGCAATGCCAACGGTGTTTATATGACACTTAACGGTGAAGTGGTCGATACGGCACCTTCCGGGAGTCGTCGGACTCTGCGTCTCAAAGTCGGACAGCCCTGA
- the pilW gene encoding type IV pilus biogenesis/stability protein PilW yields MKKKSIVFAAVLVAFCAAGCVTTMDKPKTKVNKQQVVEANVKLGMAYLERDNREGAIRAFGKALEADHRSAEANQGMALVYQLNGEYERAEHSFQKALKSRSDFSKSSIYFSYGRFLFEREDYTKAFKYFEMSGDDIQYIRRSEALFYLGLTSLELNNKVRAVGAFERALGLNRRYGDPALELAVLSFEERDYSQAKKYLDRFAKNSRHTPRSLWLGIRIERIFGNKDKEASYALALKNLHPYSQEYLDYKTYIENQKK; encoded by the coding sequence ATGAAGAAAAAGAGTATTGTTTTTGCTGCAGTACTGGTTGCATTTTGTGCAGCCGGCTGTGTTACAACAATGGACAAACCAAAAACCAAAGTTAATAAGCAGCAGGTGGTTGAGGCAAACGTTAAGTTAGGCATGGCCTATCTTGAGCGGGACAATAGAGAAGGGGCAATCAGGGCGTTTGGTAAAGCGCTGGAGGCGGATCATCGATCAGCAGAAGCAAACCAGGGTATGGCTCTGGTGTATCAACTCAATGGCGAATATGAGCGTGCGGAACACAGCTTCCAGAAAGCGCTCAAATCGCGATCGGATTTCTCCAAAAGCAGTATTTATTTTTCCTACGGTCGTTTTCTTTTTGAACGGGAAGATTACACAAAAGCGTTCAAATATTTTGAAATGTCTGGGGATGATATTCAGTATATAAGGCGATCTGAAGCACTCTTTTACCTTGGGTTAACGTCTCTGGAATTGAATAATAAGGTGAGGGCAGTGGGGGCCTTTGAGCGAGCGTTAGGTTTGAATCGACGCTATGGAGACCCTGCTTTGGAATTGGCAGTCTTGTCTTTTGAGGAGCGGGATTATTCACAGGCCAAAAAGTATCTTGATCGGTTTGCCAAAAACTCGCGGCATACGCCTCGAAGTTTGTGGCTGGGGATACGTATCGAACGTATTTTTGGTAATAAGGACAAAGAAGCAAGCTACGCGTTGGCGTTGAAGAACCTCCATCCATACTCGCAAGAGTACTTGGATTACAAAACGTACATCGAAAATCAAAAAAAATAA
- the rlmN gene encoding 23S rRNA (adenine(2503)-C(2))-methyltransferase RlmN, translating to MANKINLMGMTQSRLESFFEVIGEKRFRATQVLKWIHQLGVTDFQEMTNLSKDLRNKLEFVAEVRAPEVIQQWDSADGTRKFLIQVGGGNAIETVYIPDGERGTLCVSSQVGCSLDCSFCSTGKQGFNRDLTASEIIGQVWLAAKSFGQLAEKGPRKVTNVVFMGMGEPLLNFRNVVDSMHLMMHDNCYGLSKRRVTLSTSGLVPALDKLGQYTDACLAISLHAPNDELRNQLVPLNKKYPIAELLASAKRYIEGLPDTHRKITIEYTLIDQINDRPEHAHQLADLLRDIPVKINLIPFNPFGLSNYKRVSNNALRRFQTILIEAGYTTTVRTTRGDDIDAACGQLAGQVNDRTKRSARYKMDAERLLKAEGDYIPVKMVN from the coding sequence ATGGCTAACAAAATTAACCTAATGGGAATGACTCAATCGAGGTTGGAGTCGTTTTTTGAGGTGATTGGTGAAAAGCGCTTTCGTGCGACTCAGGTTTTGAAATGGATACACCAGCTTGGAGTAACCGATTTTCAGGAAATGACCAATCTGAGTAAAGACCTACGCAACAAGCTTGAGTTTGTCGCCGAGGTGCGTGCACCTGAGGTGATTCAGCAATGGGACTCTGCCGATGGAACTCGGAAATTTTTGATCCAGGTCGGCGGTGGAAATGCCATTGAAACTGTTTACATACCTGATGGGGAAAGGGGAACACTCTGTGTATCATCTCAGGTCGGTTGTTCGTTGGACTGTAGCTTCTGCTCAACAGGTAAGCAGGGCTTTAACCGGGATTTAACCGCATCCGAGATTATTGGCCAGGTGTGGCTGGCGGCCAAGTCGTTTGGCCAACTAGCAGAAAAAGGGCCCAGAAAGGTCACAAATGTGGTGTTTATGGGGATGGGAGAGCCTCTACTGAACTTTCGAAATGTGGTGGATTCCATGCATCTAATGATGCATGACAATTGCTATGGCTTATCCAAGCGCAGAGTAACCTTGAGTACTTCCGGGCTGGTTCCGGCTTTGGACAAACTGGGGCAGTATACTGACGCTTGCCTGGCTATTTCGCTGCACGCACCGAATGATGAACTGAGAAATCAGTTAGTGCCGTTGAACAAGAAATACCCGATAGCGGAATTGTTGGCATCGGCAAAACGTTATATTGAAGGGCTGCCCGATACACATCGGAAAATTACAATCGAATACACATTGATCGATCAGATTAATGATCGACCTGAACATGCGCATCAACTGGCTGATCTATTGAGAGATATTCCAGTAAAAATTAACCTGATTCCGTTTAATCCTTTTGGTTTATCGAACTATAAAAGGGTGAGCAACAATGCTTTGAGACGTTTTCAGACCATATTGATTGAAGCGGGTTACACCACCACTGTGCGGACCACTCGTGGAGATGATATCGACGCTGCATGTGGTCAACTGGCTGGACAGGTCAATGACAGAACTAAGCGCAGTGCTCGCTACAAAATGGACGCAGAGCGACTGTTGAAGGCTGAAGGCGATTACATACCGGTAAAAATGGTGAACTAA
- the ndk gene encoding nucleoside-diphosphate kinase — MAIERTLSIVKPNAVARNVIGRIYARFEESGLTIVASKMIHMDEAQAKGFYAEHEGKPFFENLLEFMTSGPIMVQVLEAENAIDRNRELMGSTNPENAAEGTLRKLYADSLTRNAVHGSDSPASAEREIAYFFKPEEIFSRS; from the coding sequence ATGGCAATCGAAAGAACTCTATCAATTGTTAAGCCAAATGCTGTGGCAAGAAACGTAATTGGCCGTATTTATGCGCGTTTTGAAGAATCAGGCCTGACAATTGTGGCGTCCAAGATGATTCATATGGATGAGGCGCAAGCTAAAGGCTTCTACGCCGAGCATGAGGGAAAGCCATTTTTTGAAAACTTACTTGAGTTCATGACTTCCGGGCCAATTATGGTTCAGGTTTTAGAGGCAGAGAATGCGATCGACCGCAATAGAGAATTGATGGGATCTACCAACCCGGAAAACGCTGCAGAGGGCACTCTGCGTAAGCTGTACGCCGATTCATTAACTCGTAATGCGGTACATGGGTCTGATTCTCCCGCATCAGCGGAGAGAGAGATCGCTTATTTCTTCAAGCCGGAAGAGATCTTCTCCCGTTCATGA
- a CDS encoding glutathione peroxidase codes for MKKLLKILLAPILAIAQIAGISTASAESANLELPADGSCPSFLNQTFRKLHSSDEINLCQLYQGKPLLIVNTASHCGFTPQFKGLEALYKKYQDQGFHIIGFSSNDFKQAAKTEEKAAEICYKNYGVSFTMLAQTKVRGKKANPVFQYLADKTSKPSWNFNKYLILPKQNKLLKFGSSTKPQDSQIEEAIRRDLETN; via the coding sequence ATGAAAAAACTACTCAAGATCCTGCTCGCCCCCATTCTGGCTATTGCTCAAATTGCGGGCATAAGCACCGCTAGTGCTGAATCAGCCAACCTGGAACTCCCCGCAGACGGAAGCTGCCCAAGCTTTCTGAATCAAACATTTCGTAAACTCCACAGCTCAGATGAGATCAATCTTTGTCAGTTGTATCAGGGAAAACCTTTATTAATTGTTAATACAGCCAGTCACTGCGGCTTCACGCCACAGTTTAAAGGTCTGGAAGCCCTTTACAAAAAATATCAAGATCAAGGCTTCCACATCATTGGCTTTTCTTCCAACGATTTTAAACAAGCGGCTAAAACCGAAGAGAAAGCGGCAGAAATCTGCTACAAAAACTACGGAGTTAGCTTTACCATGCTCGCCCAAACAAAAGTTCGAGGCAAAAAGGCGAACCCGGTTTTTCAGTACCTGGCAGACAAGACGTCCAAACCGTCATGGAACTTCAACAAGTACCTAATCTTACCGAAGCAAAATAAGCTACTGAAGTTCGGCAGCAGCACTAAGCCTCAAGATTCGCAAATAGAAGAAGCCATTAGAAGAGATCTGGAAACAAACTAG
- a CDS encoding D-hexose-6-phosphate mutarotase: MDIRNSKTLLKTENGDQATILTHGAHIISWIPKDSEINQLYLSTKSHFKEGTAIRGGVPILFPQFGNAGNYQKHGFARNIHWSLVSEISDTRSAVAEFTLQSDSETKKLWPFKFSALYQVEITANCLRMTLQIKNIDDKDIEFTNGLHSYFAIENNESAQLEGFESVQYRDLGAGDWKTQEGKITFESNLDRVYKDSQRSLTLHKESGTFKIEQTGFGNTVIWNPGSKHTPEIPDMESDGYKSFVCIEPANFDKPTALKPNEEWQGTQTIVFNKA; the protein is encoded by the coding sequence ATGGATATCCGAAATTCTAAAACACTACTTAAAACAGAGAATGGCGACCAAGCCACTATTTTAACTCACGGCGCGCATATTATTTCCTGGATACCCAAAGACAGCGAAATAAATCAACTGTACCTGAGCACAAAATCCCACTTCAAGGAAGGCACCGCCATACGTGGCGGTGTTCCTATTCTGTTCCCTCAATTTGGTAACGCGGGGAACTATCAAAAGCACGGGTTTGCGCGCAACATTCATTGGTCTCTCGTTTCAGAGATCAGTGACACTCGATCAGCTGTAGCGGAATTTACGTTACAGAGTGACTCAGAAACCAAAAAGCTATGGCCCTTTAAATTCTCAGCTCTGTATCAGGTCGAAATAACAGCCAACTGCTTACGCATGACACTGCAGATAAAAAATATTGACGACAAAGATATAGAGTTCACCAACGGTTTACACAGCTACTTTGCAATAGAAAATAATGAATCAGCTCAGCTCGAAGGATTTGAAAGCGTTCAATATCGCGATCTAGGTGCTGGAGATTGGAAAACCCAAGAAGGAAAAATTACGTTTGAATCTAATTTGGATAGAGTTTACAAAGATAGTCAGCGAAGCTTGACCCTTCACAAAGAAAGTGGAACATTCAAAATTGAACAAACGGGGTTTGGTAATACTGTAATCTGGAACCCAGGAAGCAAACACACACCAGAAATACCGGATATGGAAAGCGATGGTTACAAAAGTTTTGTTTGTATCGAGCCAGCCAACTTTGACAAACCAACTGCATTAAAACCCAACGAAGAATGGCAAGGCACACAGACTATTGTTTTTAATAAAGCTTAA